A section of the Dromaius novaehollandiae isolate bDroNov1 chromosome 6, bDroNov1.hap1, whole genome shotgun sequence genome encodes:
- the VWA2 gene encoding von Willebrand factor A domain-containing protein 2 isoform X2 → MIQFSSTPRLEFSLDSYRTKQEVKERIKKTMFRGGSTETGLALKYVLHKGFPGGRNSTVPEILIILSDGKSQGNTEIPAMQVKERGTTVFAVGIKFPRWEELHALASQPTEQHVLFAGDATDAANGFYSTLTGSSVCSTPSPDCKIESHPCERKTLETVEELAGNYVCWKGSKQQNAVHASLCPFYRWKRIFIKHPSRCFRTVCPGPCDSQPCQNGGTCVPEGLDKYHCLCPMRHRGDIHCAPKLSLECRVDLLFLMDSSAGIMLEGFLCFKAFLKRFLQAVMGQDSPMNVGVAQYGTDVKIPIEVGQHKDVFGLMKSIEALNFSGGGTLTGRALWYIAQHGFRSTPVFADVQDDLPRVVVLLTDSKSQDPVAEAAKYARDRGLFLISIGSSFLRAELAEVTGNPKQTIVYSSPQDLFNKIPELQKRICSVDNPEGCQAQSLDLVFAVDASARVGLENFLQLRDFVRSCSFHFTINRDVTQIGLVVYGSKAHIVFALDTHTSNSALLQAINQLPFLGGSASAGSALLRIYGDVMTVQKGARPGVNKVVVMLTNGGGMEDAASPAWQLRNNGILVFVVVIGDAQRDMLLRVAGSPNYLLHISSYKDLQHYEDLIIERICEEAKSPVNLCKPNPCMNQGVCILGPGSYRCKCHGWEGPHCESRIVRGDSPRSLVLPPDSHVQQSPRGLQHFSRAPRHTEKHVDWKH, encoded by the exons AGGTGGGAGTACAGAGACAGGTCTGGCTCTGAAATACGTTCTCCACAAGGGATTCCCTGGTGGCAGAAACTCGACTGTGCCTGAAATCCTCATCATCCTTTCAGATGGAAAGTCCCAGGGCAACACTGAAATACCTGCAATGCAGGTGAAGGAGAGGGGGACTACAGTTTTTGCAGTGGGAATCAAGTTTCCAAG GTGGGAGGAGCTGCACGCGCTGGCTAGCCAACCCACTGAGCAGCATGTGCTTTTCGCTGGAGATGCCACTGATGCTGCCAATGGCTTTTACAGCACCCTCACTGGCTCTAGTGTCTGCAGCACCCCGTCTCCAG ACTGCAAAATTGAATCCCATCCTTGTGAACGCAAGACCCTGGAGACTGTGGAAGAGCTGGCTGGAAACTATGTATGTTGGAAAGGTTCAAAGCAGCAAAATGCAGTGCATGCTTCATTGTGCCCATTTTACAG ATGGAAAAGGATCTTCATAAAACACCCATCCAGATGCTTCCGAACAGTATGTCCAG GCCCTTGTGACTCCCAGCCATGCCAGAATGGGGGTACCTGTGTCCCAGAGGGACTGGACAAATACCACTGCCTGTGCCCGATGAGGCACAGAGGAGACATCCACTGTG CACCAAAGCTGAGCCTTGAGTGCAGGGTGGATCTTCTTTTCCTGATGGACAGCTCAGCAGGGATCATGCTGGAGGGATTCCTATGTTTCAAGGCGTTTCTAAAGAGGTTCCTTCAAGCCGTGATGGGCCAGGACTCACCAATGAATGTGGGAGTGGCCCAGTATGGTACTGATGTCAAGATACCCATTGAAGTGGGGCAGCACAAGGATGTGTTTGGTCTCATGAAGAGTATTGAGGCTTTGAATTTCAGTGGAGGAGGAACTCTGACAGGCAGAGCCCTGTGGTACATTGCACAGCACGGCTTTAGGAGCACCCCAGTCTTCGCAGATGTACAGGATGATCTCCCACGAGTAGTTGTCTTGCTCACTGACTCCAAGTCTCAAGATCCAGTGGCAGAAGCAGCTAAGTATGCAAGGGACCGAGGTCTTTTCCTGATCAGCATAGGCAGCAGCTTCctgagagcagagctggctgaggTGACTGGCAATCCAAAGCAGACAATCGTCTACTCCAGCCCGCAGGATCTGTTTAACAAGAtcccagagctgcagaaaagaaTCTGCAGTGTAGACAATCCTGAAG GCTGCCAGGCTCAGTCCCTTGATTTGGTGTTTGCAGTGGATGCTTCAGCCAGAGTTGGCCTGGAGAATTTCCTGCAGCTGAGAGACTTTGTCAGGAGCTGCTCTTTCCATTTCACTATCAACCGGGATGTCACCCAAATTGGCCTTGTGGTCTATGGCAGCAAAGCTCACATTGTGTTCGCGTTGGACACCCACACTAGCAattcagctcttctccaggccatCAACCAGCTTCCCTTCCTTGGAGGCTCAGCCTCTGCTGGCAGTGCCTTGCTGCGTATTTATGGTGACGTGATGACTGTGCAGAAAGGAGCAAGGCCTGGTGTCAACAAGGTGGTGGTGATGCTCACAAATGGAGGTGGCATGGAGGATGCAGCTTCCCCAGCTTGGCAGCTGAGGAACAATGGCATCTTGGTGTTTGTAGTTGTCATTGGAGATGCACAGAGGGACATGCTGCTGAGGGTTGCTGGGTCTCCCAACTACCTGCTCCACATCTCCTCCTATAAAGACCTGCAGCATTATGAAGACCTTATCATCGAAAGAATCTGTGAAG AAGCAAAAAGCCCCGTGAACCTGTGCAAACCCAATCCGTGCATGAACCAGGGTGTATGCATCCTTGGGCCTGGGAGCTACCGGTGCAAATGCCACGGCTGGGAAGGACCTCACTGTGAAAGCA GAATTGTCAGGGGTGATTCGCCGAGATCCCTGGTCCTTCCTCCAGACTCCCATGTGCAGCAGAGTCCACGTGGGTTGCAGCACTTCTCCAGAGCTCCCCGCCACACCGAAAAGCATGTGGATTGGAAGCACTGA